In Paenibacillus sp. J23TS9, a single genomic region encodes these proteins:
- a CDS encoding glucose PTS transporter subunit IIA has protein sequence MNWLGSLQQLGRAVILPTMVLPSAAILLSVGSLPWTAWGLPHVAEVCTWAGQGIFYFLPYLFAVGVAWGLANQAGPAGLAALAGMFIYDQITRHMGNGDIQPTTLIGIIFGILSGVAYNRFKHIKLPEIVQFFGGSRFVLLFMGLFSAGFSWLLLFISPFLQKGLNELTLMMSHLGGFGLFLYGILYRILTAFGLHHLLNNIFWFQVGTYQTPSGNIVQGDLPRFFAGDPTAGNFMAGLFPIMMFALPAIALAIIQEAREDLKPKIKKTFLTAALVCFLTGVSEQIEFAFLFAAPYLFILHAVLSGAAMWLTYELDIHHGFSYSAGAIDYFLNLHLSHHAWLLIPIGIGYGLVYYFLFRWAIRRFQIPTPGREEGSTLEDWAGSIPYQAPLILEALGGKENIVQVESCITRLRLTVKNDRIVDGNALKLLGSAGLIKLGGGNVQVVFGTYSELIREEVNKLMQRDLPQVLFSAPVQGKMLPIEEVPDQIFAAKLVGDGVAFMPDRGELVSPVFGTVMHIYPTMHAVGISTPEGLEVLLHIGIDTSQLKGGHFSAVVQEGDPVEPGQLLVKFDLAYIREHATSIATPMVITNPDRVKSWSFAPFKAVKKGQTSVMSVVLHDRNVGGLES, from the coding sequence TTGAATTGGCTCGGATCACTGCAGCAGCTCGGAAGAGCGGTAATACTGCCCACGATGGTGCTTCCATCGGCCGCCATACTGCTGAGCGTAGGCAGTCTTCCCTGGACCGCATGGGGCCTTCCTCACGTCGCTGAAGTGTGTACGTGGGCAGGACAGGGCATCTTTTATTTTCTCCCGTATCTGTTTGCGGTTGGCGTAGCCTGGGGACTGGCCAACCAGGCCGGACCCGCAGGACTTGCTGCGCTAGCAGGCATGTTCATTTACGACCAAATTACAAGGCATATGGGAAATGGCGATATTCAGCCTACCACCCTGATCGGCATTATATTCGGTATCTTATCAGGTGTCGCATATAACCGCTTCAAACATATCAAGCTGCCCGAAATCGTGCAGTTTTTTGGAGGATCAAGGTTTGTCCTGCTGTTTATGGGGCTTTTCTCGGCCGGATTTTCATGGTTACTGTTGTTCATTTCTCCGTTTCTGCAAAAGGGACTGAATGAACTGACACTAATGATGAGCCATCTGGGCGGCTTCGGACTGTTTTTATACGGTATTTTGTACCGGATTCTGACTGCATTTGGTCTGCATCATCTTCTCAACAATATTTTCTGGTTCCAGGTGGGGACTTATCAAACACCTTCCGGGAATATTGTGCAGGGGGATCTGCCGCGCTTTTTTGCGGGAGACCCGACAGCCGGGAATTTCATGGCCGGTCTGTTTCCGATTATGATGTTCGCGCTGCCGGCCATTGCCCTCGCCATCATACAGGAAGCGCGCGAGGATCTGAAGCCGAAGATTAAGAAGACTTTTTTGACGGCAGCGCTCGTATGCTTTTTAACAGGGGTGTCCGAGCAGATTGAATTTGCTTTTTTGTTCGCAGCGCCGTATCTGTTCATATTGCATGCGGTACTCTCAGGAGCAGCCATGTGGCTGACCTATGAGCTGGATATCCATCACGGATTTTCCTATTCAGCGGGGGCCATTGACTATTTCCTGAACCTGCATTTGTCCCATCACGCCTGGCTGCTGATTCCAATCGGCATTGGCTACGGCCTTGTGTATTATTTCTTATTCAGGTGGGCGATTCGAAGGTTCCAAATCCCGACGCCGGGACGCGAGGAAGGATCTACGCTTGAAGATTGGGCAGGCAGCATTCCATATCAGGCACCGCTGATCCTTGAAGCTCTGGGCGGAAAGGAAAACATCGTTCAGGTGGAATCCTGTATCACCCGGCTCAGACTTACCGTAAAAAACGACAGGATCGTGGACGGCAATGCCTTAAAACTCCTTGGTTCTGCAGGCCTTATCAAGCTTGGCGGAGGGAACGTGCAGGTTGTATTCGGTACTTATTCCGAGCTGATCCGTGAGGAAGTGAACAAGCTTATGCAGCGGGATCTGCCGCAGGTACTGTTCAGCGCTCCCGTGCAGGGCAAAATGCTTCCAATCGAGGAGGTTCCGGATCAAATATTTGCTGCCAAATTGGTTGGCGATGGCGTGGCTTTCATGCCGGATCGCGGAGAACTTGTCTCGCCTGTTTTTGGAACGGTTATGCATATTTATCCAACGATGCATGCTGTCGGCATTTCCACACCGGAAGGGCTGGAAGTACTGCTTCATATCGGTATTGACACCTCTCAGCTAAAGGGAGGACATTTTTCAGCAGTCGTTCAGGAGGGTGATCCGGTCGAACCGGGTCAGCTGCTTGTCAAATTTGATTTGGCGTATATCCGGGAACATGCTACATCTATAGCGACACCGATGGTTATTACGAATCCGGATCGTGTCAAATCCTGGAGCTTTGCTCCATTTAAAGCGGTTAAGAAGGGGCAAACATCAGTCATGTCCGTAGTATTACACGACAGAAATGTTGGGGGTTTGGAATCATGA